One Mesorhizobium sp. L-2-11 genomic region harbors:
- the bmt gene encoding betaine--homocysteine S-methyltransferase, producing MTNPIDALLAEKGVLLADGATGTNLFAMGLEAGEAPELLNETAPDIITSLHQNFVDAGADIILTNSFGGTRHRLKLHHAQDRVHALNRRAAEIARAVADKAGRKVIVAGSVGPTGELLVPLGAMTYDEAVEAFAEQIEGLKAGGAEVAWIETMSAPDEIRAAAEAAIRVGLPYTYTGSFDTAGRTMMGLLPKDIHGVTDGLSQAPLGVGANCGVGASDILASLLDMTEAKPEATVIVKGNCGIPEFRGAEIHYSGTPELMADYVRLAVDAGAKIVGGCCGTSFAHLAAMRKALDAHTRSDRPTVEKIVERIGPMRNKQATVNSVETSEARRERRRSRA from the coding sequence ATGACCAATCCAATTGACGCTTTGCTTGCCGAAAAGGGCGTTTTGCTCGCCGACGGCGCCACCGGCACCAATCTGTTCGCCATGGGGCTCGAGGCCGGCGAGGCGCCAGAGTTGCTGAACGAGACGGCGCCTGACATCATCACCAGCCTGCACCAGAATTTCGTCGATGCCGGTGCCGACATCATTCTCACCAACTCCTTCGGCGGCACCCGCCACCGGCTGAAACTGCACCATGCGCAAGACCGCGTGCATGCTCTAAACAGGCGCGCCGCCGAGATCGCCCGCGCCGTCGCCGATAAAGCCGGCCGCAAGGTCATCGTCGCCGGCTCGGTTGGCCCGACCGGCGAGTTGCTGGTGCCGCTCGGCGCCATGACCTATGACGAGGCGGTCGAGGCCTTTGCCGAACAGATCGAGGGCCTGAAGGCCGGCGGCGCCGAAGTCGCCTGGATCGAGACCATGTCGGCGCCGGACGAAATCCGCGCCGCAGCCGAAGCGGCGATCCGCGTCGGCCTGCCCTATACCTACACCGGCTCCTTCGACACCGCCGGCCGCACCATGATGGGGCTGTTGCCGAAGGACATCCACGGCGTCACCGATGGCTTGTCGCAGGCGCCGCTCGGTGTCGGCGCCAATTGCGGCGTCGGCGCCTCCGACATCCTCGCCTCGCTGCTCGACATGACCGAGGCGAAGCCGGAGGCGACGGTGATCGTCAAGGGCAATTGCGGCATTCCGGAATTTCGCGGCGCCGAGATCCATTACTCCGGCACGCCCGAACTGATGGCCGACTATGTCAGGCTGGCCGTCGATGCCGGCGCAAAGATCGTCGGCGGTTGCTGCGGCACCTCGTTCGCCCACCTCGCCGCCATGCGCAAGGCGCTCGACGCGCATACAAGGTCGGATCGCCCGACCGTTGAGAAAATCGTCGAGCGCATCGGCCCGATGCGCAACAAGCAAGCGACAGTCAACAGCGTCGAGACCAGCGAAGCCCGCCGCGAGCGCCGGCGCAGCCGCGCCTGA
- a CDS encoding NAD-dependent epimerase/dehydratase family protein, whose amino-acid sequence MRILLTGSSGWLGSALAPRLRALGHDVIGLDPVPSAQTQMIGSVADRDLVMRTVGENRIEAIVHSGALHKPDIEHHRNEDFIETNVRGTLNLLDAAVLSGVQRFIFTSTTSLMISKAIRDGLTGGARRAAWLTENMSPEPRNIYGVTKLSAEHLCRLYHIQSGLPVIVLRTARFFPEADDMAHAIEQSDANTKANELLFRRLTVEDAAEAHVAALEKAPQLGFDIFIVSAPTPFRPDDCEALIADAPSVVAGYFPEFPALYARKGWTMFSSIDRVYDASRARDRLGFVCKTSFAAVVAALAAEEGAA is encoded by the coding sequence ATGCGGATCTTGCTTACGGGGTCGTCAGGCTGGCTGGGCAGCGCGCTCGCGCCGCGCCTGCGGGCTCTTGGCCATGACGTCATCGGGTTGGATCCGGTCCCGTCGGCGCAAACGCAGATGATCGGCTCGGTCGCCGACCGTGATCTGGTGATGCGGACGGTCGGGGAAAACCGCATCGAGGCGATCGTCCACAGCGGCGCGTTGCACAAGCCTGATATCGAACACCACCGCAATGAGGATTTCATCGAGACGAATGTGCGCGGCACGCTCAACCTGCTCGACGCGGCGGTGTTATCAGGGGTTCAGCGCTTCATCTTCACGTCGACGACCTCGCTGATGATCTCGAAAGCCATACGCGACGGCCTCACCGGCGGCGCGCGCAGGGCCGCCTGGCTGACGGAAAACATGTCGCCCGAGCCGCGCAACATCTACGGCGTAACCAAGCTTTCGGCCGAACATCTTTGCCGCCTCTATCACATTCAGTCCGGACTGCCGGTGATCGTGCTGCGCACCGCCCGGTTCTTTCCCGAGGCAGACGACATGGCGCATGCGATCGAGCAGTCGGACGCCAACACCAAGGCCAATGAGCTGTTGTTCCGCAGGCTGACCGTGGAAGATGCCGCCGAGGCCCATGTCGCGGCGCTGGAGAAGGCGCCGCAACTGGGCTTCGATATCTTCATCGTCTCGGCGCCAACGCCGTTCCGGCCTGATGATTGCGAGGCATTGATCGCCGACGCACCGTCCGTCGTCGCAGGCTATTTTCCGGAATTTCCGGCGCTCTATGCGCGAAAGGGCTGGACGATGTTTTCCTCGATCGACCGTGTCTACGACGCCTCGCGGGCACGGGACAGGCTGGGCTTCGTCTGCAAGACGAGCTTTGCCGCTGTGGTTGCCGCGCTTGCGGCGGAAGAAGGGGCGGCCTGA
- a CDS encoding entericidin A/B family lipoprotein: MKLLRLTPVAILACALALSACANTIRGVGRDVKSTANAVEDTVENP; encoded by the coding sequence ATGAAACTGTTGCGCCTGACACCCGTCGCCATTCTCGCTTGCGCCCTGGCGCTTTCAGCCTGCGCCAACACCATTCGCGGCGTCGGCAGGGACGTCAAATCGACAGCCAACGCGGTCGAGGATACGGTCGAGAATCCCTGA
- a CDS encoding RNA polymerase sigma factor — protein sequence MALMLDESEASDAELIGRAQGGDRGAFGTLLERHYDFVYRAAYRWCGKKADAEDIAQEVCVRLGRAIRDYHGSGAFTTWLYTMTLNAARDMMRKTVREAIKTEAYGTYELISGGASAEPEDPAEALWAAVRMLPDKQRDAVLLVYGEGLSHALAAEAMGISEATVSWHIHEAKKRLKALMLSAGEV from the coding sequence ATGGCGCTGATGCTGGATGAAAGCGAAGCCTCCGACGCCGAACTGATCGGGCGGGCGCAGGGCGGAGACAGGGGGGCTTTCGGCACATTGCTCGAAAGGCACTATGACTTCGTCTATCGCGCCGCCTATCGCTGGTGCGGGAAAAAGGCCGACGCCGAGGATATCGCCCAGGAAGTCTGCGTCCGGCTCGGCCGGGCGATCCGCGACTATCATGGCAGCGGCGCCTTCACCACCTGGCTCTACACCATGACGCTGAATGCGGCACGCGACATGATGCGCAAGACCGTCCGCGAGGCGATCAAGACCGAAGCCTACGGGACTTACGAGCTGATCTCGGGAGGGGCCTCGGCCGAGCCCGAAGATCCAGCCGAGGCGCTTTGGGCGGCGGTGCGGATGCTGCCGGACAAGCAGCGCGACGCGGTGCTGCTCGTCTATGGCGAAGGGCTGAGCCACGCACTCGCTGCCGAGGCGATGGGCATCTCGGAGGCGACAGTTTCCTGGCACATCCATGAAGCGAAGAAACGGTTGAAGGCGCTCATGCTTTCAGCCGGGGAAGTGTGA
- a CDS encoding fatty acid desaturase, translated as MSEIDHRTIIASLSVEDRRDLTAKLDRPGIVRLAVHGGLVVVLGALIAARIPFWPVLVLPQGILIVFFFTLLHETIHETAFRTPWLNRAVATVTGFLILLPPAWFRYFHFAHHRHTHDPDNDPELMAPKPATIAQYLRYLSGIPYWSGMARVIIVNAAGRNSDGFVPDKGRDKVILEARWFLIAYAMLLAASLAAQSALLLWVWIVPALIGQPFLRAYLLAEHALCPHVANMLENSRTTFTTRLVRFVAWNMPYHSEHHSYPAVPFHRLPRFHQIVAEHLRMTERGYVRFHSKLVGSFDRHAG; from the coding sequence ATGAGCGAAATCGACCACCGCACCATCATCGCCAGCCTGTCGGTCGAGGATCGTCGCGACCTCACCGCCAAGCTGGACAGGCCTGGCATTGTCCGGCTGGCTGTTCACGGCGGGCTGGTTGTCGTGCTGGGTGCGCTGATCGCCGCCCGCATTCCGTTCTGGCCGGTTCTCGTGCTGCCGCAGGGGATCCTGATCGTCTTCTTCTTCACGCTGTTGCACGAGACGATCCACGAAACGGCCTTCAGGACGCCGTGGCTCAATCGCGCCGTCGCCACCGTGACCGGCTTCCTGATCCTGCTGCCGCCTGCATGGTTCCGTTATTTCCATTTCGCGCACCATCGCCACACGCACGATCCGGACAACGACCCCGAACTGATGGCCCCAAAACCGGCGACCATAGCCCAGTACCTGCGCTATCTCTCCGGGATCCCCTATTGGAGCGGCATGGCGCGCGTGATCATCGTCAACGCCGCCGGCCGCAACAGCGACGGCTTCGTGCCGGACAAGGGCCGAGACAAGGTGATTTTGGAAGCGCGTTGGTTCCTGATCGCCTATGCGATGCTGCTGGCGGCGTCGCTGGCCGCGCAGTCGGCGCTGCTGCTATGGGTGTGGATCGTGCCGGCGCTCATCGGCCAGCCTTTCTTGCGGGCCTATCTGCTGGCCGAGCATGCGCTGTGCCCGCATGTCGCCAACATGCTCGAAAACAGCCGCACCACCTTTACCACAAGGCTGGTGCGCTTCGTCGCATGGAACATGCCGTACCATTCCGAGCATCACTCCTATCCGGCCGTTCCCTTTCACCGCCTGCCGCGTTTTCATCAGATTGTCGCCGAGCATCTGCGCATGACCGAGCGAGGCTATGTCCGCTTCCACAGCAAGCTTGTCGGCAGCTTCGATCGTCACGCCGGCTGA
- a CDS encoding virulence factor: protein MADLIVVYWRDIPAQVIVRKGRQNAKRELPLRFTEAIDMCAMRTGAGGTDDYLAEWRKAEPVLVSDDLEAEAEKALQDIDAKYDRERLVALVKAGGKEDV from the coding sequence ATGGCCGATCTGATCGTCGTCTACTGGCGCGACATCCCCGCCCAGGTCATCGTCAGGAAAGGCCGGCAGAACGCCAAGCGCGAACTGCCGCTGCGTTTCACCGAGGCGATCGACATGTGCGCGATGCGCACCGGCGCCGGCGGCACCGACGATTATCTGGCCGAATGGCGCAAGGCCGAGCCGGTGCTGGTCAGCGACGATCTTGAAGCCGAGGCGGAAAAGGCCCTTCAGGACATCGACGCGAAATACGACCGCGAGCGGCTGGTCGCTCTGGTCAAGGCGGGCGGGAAAGAAGATGTCTGA
- a CDS encoding 4Fe-4S dicluster domain-containing protein — protein sequence MLRGGFNFAGGEETPSGLSGAAARSVLLVGQAGAAPWPHFLRWRQRQSQTIADPLDTWSREMIGAVAKKFGARAVSPSDTPYLPFQQWAMQAEGLKPSPLGILMHPQYGLWHAYRGALLFEDEIGLPEPGDVIHLCDACLEKPCLKSCPVDAYSADGFAHKTCLAHVRGDNGAPCRTGGCLDRNACPYGAAYRYPPQAQAFHMAALAGV from the coding sequence ATGCTTCGCGGCGGCTTCAATTTTGCAGGCGGTGAGGAAACACCCTCCGGTCTCTCCGGCGCCGCCGCCAGATCCGTGCTGCTGGTCGGGCAGGCGGGCGCCGCGCCGTGGCCGCATTTCTTGCGCTGGCGGCAACGCCAATCGCAAACTATTGCCGATCCGCTGGACACATGGTCGCGAGAAATGATCGGCGCAGTGGCGAAGAAATTCGGCGCGCGCGCCGTGTCGCCGTCCGACACGCCGTATCTGCCGTTCCAGCAATGGGCGATGCAGGCGGAGGGTCTGAAACCGTCGCCGCTCGGCATCCTCATGCATCCGCAATACGGGCTCTGGCACGCCTATCGCGGCGCGCTGCTGTTCGAGGACGAGATTGGTCTTCCAGAACCCGGCGACGTGATTCACCTTTGTGATGCATGTCTGGAAAAACCCTGCCTGAAATCCTGTCCGGTCGACGCCTATTCTGCGGATGGGTTCGCGCACAAAACCTGTCTGGCGCATGTGCGTGGGGACAACGGCGCGCCTTGCCGAACCGGCGGTTGTCTCGACCGCAACGCCTGTCCCTACGGCGCGGCCTATCGCTATCCGCCGCAGGCTCAAGCCTTCCACATGGCCGCGTTGGCGGGTGTGTAG
- a CDS encoding vWA domain-containing protein: MVDDNELNRLRNIAAPPPGADAKARAVEAAMRAYDLDEKTSPAAQGTAKGVRLTERAQKLWSEIMQKKLFATPAIAGLVALPIAGYATIYMLQEQPFLSGGGGKITETLADKPVARKKTNADAEARVAAEALVAPASPQSAAGGLARQGAPTGNAPPAPVASGDFAQDGASAPSVKGMAGTTAESKLMVQPPAMAADQMLPQEQNRDRLEDFKSNPVRAGLEDPVSTFSIDVDTASYSFVRRSLREGVMPQADTVRVEEMINYFPYDWKGPDVASTPFNSTVSVMPTPWNGHTRLMHVAIKGFDAKPAEQPRANLVFLIDVSGSMNEQDKLPLLQSAFRLLVNKLKPDDTVSIVTYAGDAGTVLEPTKVSEKDKILNAIDTLTPGGSTAGEAGIKEAYRLAQKSFVEDGVNRVMLATDGDFNVGQTDDDDLKRLIEKERKTGVFLSVFGFGRGNLNDQMMQTIAQNGNGTAAYIDTLAEAEKVLVEDASSTLFTIAKDVKIQVEFNPQKVSEYRLIGYETRALNREDFNNDRVDAGEIGSGHSVTAIYEITPKGSGGEQIDPLRYGQDSVNNGGVANSDEYAFVKIRYKLPNEDASKLITTPVTSANEVADFDQASADQRFSVAVAAFGQKLRDEDATATFGYDKIIEIATAARGADPFGYRSEFLSLVRLASALGGNR; the protein is encoded by the coding sequence ATGGTCGACGACAACGAACTCAACAGGCTGCGCAACATCGCAGCACCGCCGCCCGGTGCCGACGCGAAGGCGCGTGCCGTCGAGGCCGCCATGCGGGCTTACGACCTGGACGAAAAAACTTCACCTGCCGCCCAAGGAACGGCGAAAGGGGTTCGTCTCACAGAGCGAGCACAAAAGCTCTGGAGCGAAATCATGCAAAAGAAACTCTTCGCCACCCCGGCCATTGCCGGGCTCGTCGCCCTGCCGATCGCTGGATACGCCACCATCTATATGCTGCAGGAGCAGCCGTTCCTTTCCGGTGGGGGCGGGAAGATCACCGAAACGCTGGCGGACAAGCCAGTGGCTAGGAAGAAAACAAATGCCGACGCCGAAGCTCGCGTCGCTGCCGAGGCGCTTGTCGCGCCGGCATCGCCACAATCGGCGGCCGGCGGTCTGGCAAGGCAGGGTGCGCCGACCGGCAATGCGCCGCCCGCGCCGGTGGCGAGCGGCGACTTCGCACAGGACGGCGCAAGCGCCCCATCGGTCAAGGGTATGGCCGGCACAACAGCCGAATCCAAACTGATGGTGCAACCGCCTGCTATGGCGGCCGACCAGATGCTGCCGCAGGAGCAAAACCGCGACCGCCTCGAGGACTTCAAAAGCAACCCGGTGCGTGCCGGGCTCGAAGACCCGGTATCGACCTTTTCGATCGATGTCGACACCGCCTCCTATTCCTTCGTCCGGCGTTCGCTCAGGGAAGGTGTCATGCCGCAGGCCGACACGGTCCGCGTCGAGGAGATGATCAACTACTTCCCCTATGACTGGAAAGGTCCGGACGTTGCCTCGACGCCGTTCAACTCGACCGTCAGCGTCATGCCGACGCCGTGGAACGGGCACACCAGGCTGATGCATGTCGCCATCAAGGGTTTCGACGCCAAGCCGGCCGAGCAGCCCAGGGCCAATCTGGTGTTCCTGATCGACGTGTCGGGCTCGATGAACGAGCAGGACAAGCTGCCACTCCTGCAGTCCGCCTTCCGGCTTCTGGTCAACAAATTGAAGCCCGACGACACGGTTTCGATCGTCACCTATGCGGGCGATGCCGGCACTGTCCTGGAGCCGACGAAGGTTTCGGAGAAGGACAAGATCCTCAATGCCATTGACACGTTGACCCCCGGCGGCAGCACGGCCGGCGAGGCAGGCATCAAGGAAGCTTACCGGCTGGCGCAAAAGTCCTTCGTCGAGGATGGCGTCAACCGGGTGATGCTGGCCACCGACGGCGACTTCAATGTCGGCCAGACCGACGACGACGATCTGAAGCGATTGATCGAAAAGGAGCGCAAGACCGGCGTGTTCCTGTCGGTGTTCGGTTTCGGTCGCGGCAATCTGAACGATCAGATGATGCAGACCATCGCCCAGAACGGCAACGGCACCGCCGCCTATATCGACACCTTGGCCGAGGCGGAGAAGGTGCTGGTCGAGGATGCGTCTTCGACGCTATTCACCATCGCCAAGGACGTGAAGATCCAGGTCGAGTTCAACCCGCAAAAAGTCTCGGAATACCGGCTGATCGGCTACGAGACCCGCGCCTTGAACCGCGAGGATTTCAACAACGACCGCGTCGATGCCGGCGAGATCGGCTCCGGCCATTCGGTCACCGCGATCTACGAGATCACGCCGAAAGGCAGCGGCGGCGAGCAAATCGATCCGCTGCGCTACGGCCAGGATTCGGTGAACAATGGCGGCGTCGCCAATTCGGACGAATATGCCTTCGTCAAGATCCGCTACAAGCTGCCGAACGAGGATGCCTCGAAGCTGATCACCACGCCGGTGACATCAGCCAACGAAGTTGCTGATTTCGACCAGGCAAGCGCCGACCAGCGTTTCTCCGTTGCCGTCGCAGCCTTCGGCCAGAAGCTGCGCGACGAGGATGCGACCGCGACGTTCGGCTACGACAAGATCATCGAGATTGCCACTGCCGCCCGGGGAGCCGACCCGTTCGGCTACCGGTCCGAGTTTCTCTCGCTGGTGCGCCTGGCCTCGGCGCTCGGCGGTAACAGGTAG
- a CDS encoding trimethylamine methyltransferase family protein produces the protein MSDNAPVDQEASNARRGRAASGGAAARRAARSGGGPGTQLTYIKRKINVFEVLDEEGLALIEKNTDTVLEEIGVIFRDDAEALQLWKEAGADVKGERVHFPKGLCRSLLKTAPSVYTQHARNAERSVQIGGNATVFAPVYGPPFVRDLEGVRRYATIEDFRNFVKLAYMAPSIHHSGGTVCEPVDVPVNKRHLDMIYSHIKYSDKPFMGSVTAPERAEDTVAMAKIVFGDDFVENNTVLTSLINANSPMVFDETMLGALKVYSRHNQACIVTPFILAGAMSPVTVAGTLTQVLAEVLAGASFTQLIRPGAPVLFGTFASSISMQSGAPTFGTPEPSLVSYGAAQLARRLGLPFRTGGSLCASKIPDAQAAYESANTLNSTILAGTNFVLHSAGWLEGGLASCYEKFMMDIDQLGMTQKFSEGVDLSENGQAMDAIRQVGPGSHYLGCDHTQANFQTAFYRSSIADNNSYEQWLAEGEKSAPQRANELARRWLESYEAPHLDQGIDDGLKDFIASKKASMADAFT, from the coding sequence ATGAGTGACAACGCGCCGGTCGACCAGGAAGCGTCAAACGCGCGGCGCGGACGCGCCGCCAGCGGTGGTGCCGCTGCCCGACGGGCGGCGCGCTCGGGTGGCGGCCCCGGCACCCAGCTCACCTACATCAAGCGCAAGATCAACGTCTTTGAGGTGCTGGACGAGGAAGGGCTGGCGCTGATCGAGAAGAACACCGACACGGTGCTCGAAGAAATCGGCGTCATCTTTCGCGACGACGCCGAGGCGCTGCAGCTGTGGAAAGAGGCCGGCGCCGACGTCAAGGGCGAGCGCGTGCATTTCCCGAAGGGGCTCTGCCGCTCCCTTTTGAAGACCGCGCCCTCCGTCTATACCCAGCATGCCCGCAATGCCGAACGTTCGGTGCAGATCGGCGGCAACGCCACGGTCTTCGCACCGGTCTACGGCCCGCCCTTCGTGCGCGACCTCGAGGGCGTCAGGCGCTATGCGACGATCGAGGATTTTCGGAATTTCGTGAAGCTCGCCTATATGGCGCCGTCGATCCACCATTCGGGCGGCACGGTGTGCGAGCCGGTCGACGTACCGGTCAACAAGCGCCATCTCGACATGATCTACAGCCACATCAAATATTCGGACAAGCCGTTTATGGGCTCGGTCACCGCGCCGGAGCGCGCCGAAGACACGGTGGCGATGGCCAAGATCGTGTTCGGCGACGATTTCGTCGAGAACAACACGGTGCTGACCAGCCTGATCAACGCCAACTCACCGATGGTGTTCGACGAGACCATGCTGGGCGCGCTGAAAGTCTATTCGCGTCACAACCAGGCCTGCATCGTCACGCCGTTCATCCTCGCCGGCGCGATGAGCCCGGTGACGGTCGCTGGCACGCTGACCCAGGTTCTGGCCGAAGTGCTGGCTGGCGCGTCGTTCACGCAGCTGATCCGGCCGGGCGCACCGGTGCTGTTCGGCACCTTCGCCTCGTCGATCTCGATGCAGTCGGGCGCGCCGACCTTCGGCACGCCGGAGCCGTCGTTGGTTTCGTATGGTGCGGCGCAACTCGCGCGCCGGCTTGGTCTGCCGTTCCGCACCGGCGGCTCGCTCTGTGCTTCGAAGATACCGGACGCGCAGGCGGCCTATGAGAGCGCCAACACGCTGAACTCGACGATCCTCGCCGGCACCAATTTCGTGCTGCATTCGGCCGGCTGGCTCGAGGGCGGGCTCGCCTCCTGCTACGAAAAATTCATGATGGACATCGACCAGCTCGGCATGACGCAGAAGTTTTCCGAAGGCGTTGACCTGTCGGAGAATGGCCAGGCGATGGATGCCATCCGCCAGGTCGGCCCCGGCAGCCACTATCTCGGCTGTGACCACACCCAGGCCAATTTCCAGACCGCCTTCTACCGTTCCAGCATCGCCGACAACAATTCCTACGAGCAGTGGCTGGCCGAAGGCGAAAAATCGGCACCGCAGCGCGCCAACGAACTCGCTCGCCGCTGGCTGGAAAGCTACGAGGCGCCGCATCTCGATCAGGGCATCGACGATGGGCTGAAGGACTTCATCGCCAGCAAGAAGGCGTCGATGGCCGACGCCTTCACCTGA
- a CDS encoding DUF1638 domain-containing protein yields MGAMRKLQPDQGDRLLVIACGMIAREILAVKEQLRLDHLDLTCLPAEFHFYPDRIAPAMDKAIEKARADGYSNIFVGYADCGTGGLLDRVCEKHGVKRMAGPHCFAFYQGLDAYAKVADDDMMSFYMTDFLCRQFDAFFIKPLGLDRHPELIKDYFGNYQKLVYIAQTDDPELDKVAEKAAKMLGLAYERRSTGYGDLTTELANAAGHG; encoded by the coding sequence ATGGGCGCCATGCGAAAACTACAACCCGATCAAGGTGACAGACTGCTCGTCATCGCCTGCGGGATGATTGCGCGCGAAATTCTGGCCGTCAAGGAACAGTTGCGGCTCGACCATCTCGACCTGACCTGCCTGCCGGCGGAGTTCCATTTCTACCCGGACCGCATCGCGCCGGCCATGGACAAGGCGATCGAAAAGGCCAGGGCGGACGGCTACAGCAACATCTTCGTCGGCTACGCCGACTGCGGCACCGGCGGCCTGCTCGACCGCGTCTGCGAGAAGCATGGCGTCAAGCGCATGGCCGGTCCGCACTGCTTTGCCTTCTACCAGGGCCTGGATGCCTATGCGAAGGTCGCCGACGACGACATGATGTCGTTCTACATGACCGACTTCCTGTGCCGGCAGTTCGACGCCTTCTTCATAAAGCCGCTCGGCCTCGATCGGCATCCGGAGCTCATCAAGGACTATTTCGGCAATTACCAGAAGCTGGTCTACATCGCCCAGACCGACGATCCGGAACTCGACAAGGTCGCCGAGAAAGCCGCGAAAATGCTCGGCCTCGCCTATGAGCGCCGCTCGACCGGCTACGGCGATCTGACGACGGAGCTGGCCAACGCCGCCGGACACGGCTGA
- a CDS encoding corrinoid protein: MADDEIILSELSDDELVQQMHDDLYDGLKEEIEEGTNILLERGWAPYKVLTEALVEGMRIVGEDFRDGILFVPEVLLSANAMKAGMFILRPLLVATGAPKQGKMVIGTVKGDIHDIGKNLVGMMMEGAGFDVIDLGINNAVEKYLDAIEQHQPDIVGMSALLTTTMPYMKVVIDTMKEKGIRDDYVVLVGGAPLNEEFGKAVGADAYCRDAAVAVETAKDFMKRKHNVRASA; this comes from the coding sequence ATGGCCGACGACGAGATCATCCTTTCCGAGCTTTCCGACGACGAACTCGTGCAGCAGATGCACGACGACCTTTATGACGGGCTGAAGGAAGAGATCGAGGAAGGCACCAACATCCTTCTCGAGCGCGGCTGGGCGCCTTACAAGGTGCTGACCGAGGCACTGGTCGAAGGCATGCGCATCGTCGGCGAGGATTTTCGCGACGGCATCCTGTTCGTGCCGGAAGTGCTGTTGTCGGCCAACGCGATGAAGGCGGGCATGTTCATCCTGCGTCCGCTGCTTGTCGCCACCGGCGCGCCGAAGCAGGGCAAGATGGTGATCGGCACCGTCAAGGGCGACATCCACGACATCGGCAAGAACCTTGTCGGCATGATGATGGAGGGCGCCGGCTTCGACGTCATCGACCTCGGCATCAACAATGCGGTGGAAAAATATCTCGACGCCATCGAACAGCACCAGCCTGACATCGTCGGCATGTCGGCGCTGCTGACGACGACCATGCCCTACATGAAGGTCGTCATCGACACGATGAAGGAAAAGGGTATCCGCGACGACTACGTCGTGCTGGTCGGCGGCGCCCCGCTCAACGAGGAATTCGGCAAGGCCGTCGGCGCCGACGCCTATTGCCGCGACGCGGCCGTGGCAGTCGAGACCGCCAAGGACTTCATGAAGCGCAAGCACAACGTCCGCGCTTCGGCCTGA
- a CDS encoding methylenetetrahydrofolate reductase C-terminal domain-containing protein has translation MSETTPAITQATLVRKAAPKSDYKPADVSPQRRVQRSFAVRLWSVRHSRLLEWFYARFSDTFLLLHPLWKRIGYGRVEGPIKFVEKRVKGFMFDCRMCGQCILSSTGMSCPMNCPKQLRNGPCGGVRANGNCEVEPDMPCVWVKAWEGSRNMVHGDKILDVQKPVDQSLRETSAWLRVTAQAAAAREAARNRPNPGAPA, from the coding sequence ATGTCTGAAACCACCCCGGCGATTACCCAGGCCACTCTGGTCAGGAAGGCGGCGCCGAAATCCGACTACAAGCCGGCCGACGTGTCGCCGCAGCGGCGCGTGCAGCGTTCCTTCGCGGTCAGGCTGTGGTCTGTCCGCCACTCGCGACTGCTCGAATGGTTCTACGCCAGATTCTCCGACACGTTTTTGCTCCTCCATCCGCTGTGGAAGCGCATCGGTTACGGCCGCGTCGAAGGTCCGATCAAATTCGTCGAAAAACGCGTCAAGGGTTTTATGTTCGACTGCCGCATGTGCGGCCAGTGCATCCTTTCTTCTACCGGCATGTCGTGCCCGATGAATTGCCCCAAGCAATTGCGCAACGGCCCTTGCGGCGGTGTGCGCGCCAACGGCAATTGCGAGGTCGAGCCTGATATGCCGTGCGTCTGGGTCAAGGCGTGGGAAGGTTCGCGCAACATGGTGCATGGTGACAAGATCCTCGACGTGCAGAAGCCGGTCGACCAGTCGCTGCGCGAGACCTCGGCATGGCTGCGGGTGACCGCACAGGCCGCCGCCGCGCGCGAGGCCGCGCGCAACCGTCCGAACCCCGGGGCACCGGCATGA